Sequence from the Pedobacter sp. D749 genome:
ATTAATGTTTATAAAAAAGCTGGCTGGCTAAGCGAAGATCAGGATATCTTAATCTTGTTGCAAGATGGATATGATTCCTTCGAACTTACTGTTGCAGAAAGAATTTTACTACAAAATCCAGAAGTAGTATTCCTAAATAAATGTCCTAATTGCAGTAAGCTAGCGAGAACGCCTTTCGCCAAACAATGTAGATTTTGCGCACATAACTGGCACTAAAACACCCAAAAATTATCACCGAAAACCGCTAACTGAGAAAATGTTCACTCCTACTCCGCTTAACCTTCCGCCCTATCCATTTAAAATTACCCAAAAGGATGACGTGGTATTTATTTTTGATGAACTGAGGAAGAAACACCTGGTACTTACACCCGAAGAATGGGTGCGACAGCATTTTATACAAAATCTGATTTTAGAGAAGAAATTTCCACGTACGTTAATCCAGATTGAAGGTGGTTTGGTTTTAAACCAATTACAAAAACGAAGCGATATTTTGGTTTACAATACCGCTGGCGAAAAACTGATGTTGATTGAATGTAAGGCACCAAAGGTAAAAATTACACAATCGGTTTTTGATCAGGCTTCGCGGTATAATTCGATACATCAGGCCAGGTGGATTGTGCTAACCAATGGCTTGCAACATGTTTATGCCAGGATGGATATAGAAAAAGGCAGCTTTAATTTTGTAGAAGAAATGCCTGAATATTTGGGGCTGTAGTGCAAGAATTTCCTTTTTTGTCATCCTGAACGTAGTGAAGGATTTTTATTGACCGTTATTACGAATGACGAAGCGATCTTAAAAGGTATCAATGTATTGTAATGCTTTTTTTGGAAAGCAGAAACAGTAGCATTTAGGTTTATCCAGCCCCGCTCCCGCTTCTCCCGACTTTAAGTCGGGATCCCGCTTTGATCGGGTTTAGGTGGCACAGCCAGCATTCCTATTAGAGGTTGCAAAGAGCAAGAATAGCGCTCTTTATGAATCATGCTATTTAACCTTCAATAGCAGCAAAAGCCTTCCGAATCTAAACCTGATTGAAATGTAAAGCCCACAGCGCAGCGAGGACTTGTAATGAAAAGCAGGACTAACTTTAAACCAACCACAACAATTGCTTTCCAAAAAAAATCATGAGCATTAAAGATTCTTTCTTTTTCCGTCATTGCGAGGAGGAACGACGAAGCAATCTTACAACGATCGCTATTAATCTATCTTTTAGATTAATCTATCGGTTGGTGTCTCACCGACCGAAATTTAAAGATTCTTCACTTCGTTCAGAATGACAAAAGAGAATATGATCTAAACACTGTATTCCGGCTTCCAAACCTGCTTATTACCGCTATAAATCGCCTCGTTACACATGGCCACGCAAATAGCGGCCTGGGTTCCGGTATTGATATTTGATGCAGGTTCTTTCCTGGTGGTTATCGATTTGTAAAATTCATCCAGCGCATAATTTGTTCCATCAATGGTGGCTTTATCTAAAATCGGGATTCCTCCGTCTTTATTTACCACAATTTTAGTGGCTCCGGTTACCCCATCAACAATACCCAGATCTTTTTTGGTGCTTTCTTCAGGATAAAATAAGCCGGTATTGGTAAGCAAAGAAACCGAACCTTTGGTACCCTTTATTTTAAACAGATAACCATCGTGCGCATTGCCACAAGTGGCTCCGAAGTTGCCAATCATGCCTTTTTCATTATACCGCAAAATGGCTTGTATGTTATCATAAGTTTCTCTGCCATCTTTAAAAACATCTATGCCTCCCGAACCCATAATTTCATCAGGTTGGGTTTCGAAAGCCCAATTGATAAAATCGATCTGATGTGAGAGCAGTTCGGCCGCTAATCCGCCAGAGTATTCCTTGTACATCCGCCAGTTAATTTTGCGCTCTAAAGCCGGATCCGGAACCGCCCTGCGCCAATTTCCATTGCGGTCCCAACGACAATCGATTTGGCTAACCTTACCTAAATAACCACTTTGGATCATGTCCTTCACCTTAAAATACAAAGGCGAATAACGATACTGATAGCCCACCTGAAAAACCTGGTTGGGATATTTTTTGACCAGTTTCTTAAGTTCGAGTGCCTGTGCAATATTGTAAGTCATGGTTTTTTCTACATACACATGTTTACCTGCCAGCACCGCATCTTTGGCAATTCTGAAATGTTCGCTTAAAGGCGTGGCAATAAAAACCGCGTTGATTGTTTTATCGTCTAAAACTTTACGGTAATCTTTAATGGCTTTTGCATCGGCTGCAACATACTTTTCGGCCTCTTTAAGCCTGAAATCAAGTAAATCGCAATAGGCTTTGATATTATATTTAGCCGGCATGGATTTTATTACCGATAAAACTCCTTTACCGCGATCGCCACAACCGATCATGGCCACATTAATGATTTCACCAGCTCCTAAATTTGCAAAACCCTGATTGCCCAAAAATAAACCAGAACCTATTAGGGCTGATGTTTTAACAAAAGATCGACGATGCATGATATGTTAATATTTTTATTTCTTTAAAATTATGATTTGGAGCGCCAGGATAATACTGCTATTAATGGTAGTCCCGCCAATGCTGCAATCTTTTTGTTGCCGGTATCTACCATTCAACCGGAAATACAACAAAAAGTATTTCCGCTTATGTCGGGGCTAATTAACTTATTTAGTGCTTATGGGTTTCTTTCATAGCACAAACGCTAATTATAAACCCGATTGAGCTAAATAGCCCGGAGCGTAGCGAGGACTATATGCGAAAGCGGGGCTGCAGGCCGCCATATTGAACCACCATTCGTTTTCAAATTAGTAGTGTTAAACCTTACAAGGTTTTAATTTTAATGGTCCTGAAATCTACTTTATTGCCATGATCCTGCAGCAGGATATGTCCTTTCGGCGCTTCGCCAAAGTTTTTCCAGTCTTTATATTTACTAATGGCAACCAGTTTTTTAAACTCTTCTGATCCACGTGTATATTCCAACACTTTAACCCCATTTAAATAATGTTCTACTTTGTTATCAGGATAAACTACCAAACGTCCATTGTTCCAGCTGCCGATTGGGCGCAGGTAGCGGGCTTCTTTTTTAGCAGTCATTAAATCGTATAAGGATGCCAAAGTGCGGTTTCCATCTCTACCCAATTTTGCGTCAGGGTGCAATTCATCATCTAAAACCTGGTATTCCAGACCAATGGCCGAACCTTTGTTATTTTCGCTCAGGGTAACAAAATATTTTACACCGCTATTGGCTCCCGGTGTCAATTTAAACTCGAACGACAAATCAAAAGCAGCATATTCATCTTTGGTTACAATATCGCCGCCGTTGGTCGATTCGGCACCCCCAGATGGTTCAACGCTGATTACACCACCGGCAATTTTCCATCCTTTGGCAGGGAAAGCAGTTTTATAAGCACCAACCCAACCTGCACTGCTTTTACCATCGAACAATAGTTTATAACCTTCAGATTTTTCGTAAGCAGATAAAGTATTTGGTATTAAATTAACCGTATAAATTCCTTTTGGAAAAGCTTTGGCTTTTAGCCCTTCAGTTTGGATATTGATATTTTTGAAGTAAACTTTCTTGCCATCATTATCGAGGTTATTGCCAATACCATGAACCTGCAAACCGATAAATCCTGATTGATCCAAAGTATCAATCACATAGGCAACAGGAGTTCCATTTACCCAGGTTTTGGTTTCGTTACCGATACATTCGATTTTGTAATGGTTAAACGCATTCTTTTTATACAAGGATTTTGCCGATGGGTTAAGTTCTAAAGGATATAACCACAATCTTCTGGCTTCGTCGTAAATTCCACCTGTCCATGCTCTTGGTGTAGGGTCTATTTCTACCTGCCGGCCAAAAACCAATCCTTTACCATTATTTCCTTCTGGTTTAATATGGCTACGGGTTTGCACGCCAGAATTAGTGGTTTCACCTTCGAGTTTCACATCCAGTTCTAAAATGAAATCGCCATATTCTTTTTCGGTGATTAAAAATGAATTTGGTGTGCCTTTGGTCATTGTTCCCACAATCATTCCATCTTCAACCTTGTATGGAGCAGCACCTGCAACAGCTTTCCAGCCGGTAAGTGTTTTACCATCAAATAATGGTTTTGCTTTTTGGGCAGCGGCTGACAGGCTGATCAGGGAAAGGGCTAGAATACTATATTTTTTGATATCTAACATGATAGGTTTTATTATTTTAACCACCTAAGCCACCTGAGAACACCTTAACCAAGTGTTCTACCGGGACATTAAGCGTATTGTATAGTTTGAATAGGTTAATATTTAAATACTTTTCCGTTTGCGATTACTTCTTGTCTGCTTTCATCGAAAACTGCTTTTGCACCCGTGCGCACCGCAGCATTCGTCATGATATTGGCAATAGAGTGTGAATAACCAGCTTCTACAGGTGCGTTTGGTGTTTTACGGCTGCGCACACATTCCATCCAGTTGCGCATGTGGCCTGAGGTTAATCCATCACCGCCCATATTGGCGCCGGTTGCTGCTTTAATTTCGGTTTTACTTAAATCAAATTCAGGCAAAAGATTAGCCTTCAATCCCATGGCTGCAGCTTCTTTTTCCCTTAAACCACCTTTTGGCGATACTTTATTGGTAATCAGGTTGAGCTCGCCACCATTCGAGTAATAAACCTCGCCTACATCACCTACACTGTTCTGCATTCTTGAAGTAAAAGTAACCTGGAAGCCATCGGTAGTATCTGGCTGGCCATAATCGAATACGGCAACCATCGAATCCCAATTTCTACGGCCATCTTTCCAGGTGTAAATACCTCCGTTTGCCACTACACTCCGTGGATGTTTTAAATTGGTAAACCAATGCACGGTATCAATCTGGTGGCTCATCCATTGCCCGGGCATACCCGACGAATAGGGCCAGAATAATCTGTATTCTAAATATTTCCTGGGATCAAAAGCCTCGTTCGGACGGTTTAACAAAAACCTTTTCCAATCAATATCTTCTTCTTTTAATTTAGCTACTAAATCTGGCCTGCGCCACCTGCCTGGCTGATTTACATTCCATACTAAATCCACAGCAGTAATCGGCCCGAATTTTCCATCCTGTATAAATTTTGCGGCATTGATATAATTTTCTCCACTCCTTCTTTGCGAACCTATTTGCACGATCTGCTTGCTGGCCTTAACGGCTTTAAATGCAGCTTTGGCATCGTCCATGGTTTCGGCAAAAGGCTTTTCTACATAGGCATCGCAATTGGCCTTTACAGCCTCGATGGTATGAAGTGCGTGCTGAAAATCGGCGGTACTGATAATTACGGCATCAAGGTCTTTTGTAGCATAAAGCTCATCGTTGTTACGGCAGGCTTTAATATCATGACCAAATTTTTCTTTTAAATGGGCAATTCCTAAATCTCTACGATAGTTCCATAAATCAGAAAGACCAACTATATCGAAATTGAGTTCCTTGTTGTGGTTCAGGAAACAAGGCAAAAGGGTGTCTTTAAAGCGATCAGAAAATCCAACAACACCAACACGTACCCGATCATTTGCACCGATGATGCGTCCATAACTTTTGGCGCTCATGCCCATGGTACCTGCATAGGTTGATGCAGCAAATACTGCTGATTGTTTAATAAATTTTCTTCTGGAATTTTCCATAGAATAAAACGGTTTAAATAAGGTTAGATAGCTTATGCGTTAAACGATTCATAAGATGTTTAACAGCATCCAAATTAGGACTTTTAGTTTAATAAAAAGGTGAGCTTTGGTAACAATTTAGAAAGGAAATAGAAGATGGAAAATGGAAGATGGAAAATGTAAGAATTAAGATGGGAATGGATGAAAAAGAATCTGTATCATAAATATAGAATAGTCATCCTGAGGGATAATTTATTTAATAAAAATCAATATTAGAGACGTATAATTGATTTCTTTTGCCATACACCACGGTCTTGCCTCGGCTCGCCGCCGCCGAGGGGCTCTTTCTTTTTGGCATTAAAAAGACCAGCGAAGCTAGCTTGAATGCCATTGAAAACATAAAGACACATGAAAAAACAAAAAATGCCGGCTGAAAATTTATTCATTTGTTGTTTATAACTTTCAGTTGCATTCATGAGGGCTTCGCCGTTTTCTTTTAAAGCCAGTTGTTCGGCCAGAACAGTGCAGCCCGAAAAATTTATTAGGCCGGA
This genomic interval carries:
- a CDS encoding type I restriction enzyme HsdR N-terminal domain-containing protein, producing MFTPTPLNLPPYPFKITQKDDVVFIFDELRKKHLVLTPEEWVRQHFIQNLILEKKFPRTLIQIEGGLVLNQLQKRSDILVYNTAGEKLMLIECKAPKVKITQSVFDQASRYNSIHQARWIVLTNGLQHVYARMDIEKGSFNFVEEMPEYLGL
- a CDS encoding Gfo/Idh/MocA family protein — translated: MENSRRKFIKQSAVFAASTYAGTMGMSAKSYGRIIGANDRVRVGVVGFSDRFKDTLLPCFLNHNKELNFDIVGLSDLWNYRRDLGIAHLKEKFGHDIKACRNNDELYATKDLDAVIISTADFQHALHTIEAVKANCDAYVEKPFAETMDDAKAAFKAVKASKQIVQIGSQRRSGENYINAAKFIQDGKFGPITAVDLVWNVNQPGRWRRPDLVAKLKEEDIDWKRFLLNRPNEAFDPRKYLEYRLFWPYSSGMPGQWMSHQIDTVHWFTNLKHPRSVVANGGIYTWKDGRRNWDSMVAVFDYGQPDTTDGFQVTFTSRMQNSVGDVGEVYYSNGGELNLITNKVSPKGGLREKEAAAMGLKANLLPEFDLSKTEIKAATGANMGGDGLTSGHMRNWMECVRSRKTPNAPVEAGYSHSIANIMTNAAVRTGAKAVFDESRQEVIANGKVFKY
- a CDS encoding Gfo/Idh/MocA family protein yields the protein MHRRSFVKTSALIGSGLFLGNQGFANLGAGEIINVAMIGCGDRGKGVLSVIKSMPAKYNIKAYCDLLDFRLKEAEKYVAADAKAIKDYRKVLDDKTINAVFIATPLSEHFRIAKDAVLAGKHVYVEKTMTYNIAQALELKKLVKKYPNQVFQVGYQYRYSPLYFKVKDMIQSGYLGKVSQIDCRWDRNGNWRRAVPDPALERKINWRMYKEYSGGLAAELLSHQIDFINWAFETQPDEIMGSGGIDVFKDGRETYDNIQAILRYNEKGMIGNFGATCGNAHDGYLFKIKGTKGSVSLLTNTGLFYPEESTKKDLGIVDGVTGATKIVVNKDGGIPILDKATIDGTNYALDEFYKSITTRKEPASNINTGTQAAICVAMCNEAIYSGNKQVWKPEYSV
- a CDS encoding DUF1080 domain-containing protein; this encodes MLDIKKYSILALSLISLSAAAQKAKPLFDGKTLTGWKAVAGAAPYKVEDGMIVGTMTKGTPNSFLITEKEYGDFILELDVKLEGETTNSGVQTRSHIKPEGNNGKGLVFGRQVEIDPTPRAWTGGIYDEARRLWLYPLELNPSAKSLYKKNAFNHYKIECIGNETKTWVNGTPVAYVIDTLDQSGFIGLQVHGIGNNLDNDGKKVYFKNINIQTEGLKAKAFPKGIYTVNLIPNTLSAYEKSEGYKLLFDGKSSAGWVGAYKTAFPAKGWKIAGGVISVEPSGGAESTNGGDIVTKDEYAAFDLSFEFKLTPGANSGVKYFVTLSENNKGSAIGLEYQVLDDELHPDAKLGRDGNRTLASLYDLMTAKKEARYLRPIGSWNNGRLVVYPDNKVEHYLNGVKVLEYTRGSEEFKKLVAISKYKDWKNFGEAPKGHILLQDHGNKVDFRTIKIKTL